A DNA window from Thermococcus sp. 4557 contains the following coding sequences:
- the cobS gene encoding adenosylcobinamide-GDP ribazoletransferase, which yields MKNLVPFFTRLPVRGDFEKARGELWALPLVALLSSALPTAVLYLNLPLGNVLALLALYFTIGLLHLDGLADWADGIMAKGDRERKIKAMKDLNTGIAGVFAVVMVLFLQVYSLQLVPFYALFLAELNSKFAMLLALATKKPLGQGLGAYFMERVNRKQLVLGTALYFLLLIPIAYTEPRSLASLTGPLTGAYVIHISLKNFGGLNGDCIGAVAEITRAGALLGIVVVWQMS from the coding sequence ATGAAGAACCTCGTTCCCTTTTTCACCAGACTGCCGGTTAGGGGAGACTTCGAGAAGGCCCGGGGAGAGCTCTGGGCACTCCCACTGGTTGCCCTCCTAAGCTCGGCCCTTCCAACCGCGGTTCTCTACCTTAACCTTCCCCTCGGGAACGTTTTGGCCCTTCTTGCTCTATACTTCACGATAGGGCTCCTCCACCTCGACGGCCTGGCGGACTGGGCGGACGGGATAATGGCCAAGGGCGACCGCGAGAGGAAGATTAAGGCAATGAAGGATCTGAACACCGGGATAGCGGGAGTTTTTGCGGTCGTGATGGTTCTTTTCCTCCAGGTCTATTCCCTCCAGCTCGTTCCTTTCTATGCCCTCTTCCTGGCGGAGCTGAACTCCAAGTTCGCCATGCTCCTCGCTCTAGCGACGAAGAAGCCCCTCGGTCAGGGACTCGGAGCGTACTTCATGGAGCGGGTGAATCGAAAGCAACTGGTTCTTGGAACGGCCCTTTACTTCCTCTTGCTCATCCCAATAGCTTACACCGAACCACGCTCCTTAGCGTCCCTCACTGGCCCCTTGACTGGGGCTTACGTTATTCACATCTCGCTGAAGAACTTTGGCGGGCTTAACGGTGACTGCATTGGGGCTGTGGCGGAGATAACGCGGGCTGGAGCGCTCCTGGGAATTGTGGTGGTCTGGCAGATGAGTTAA
- the cobZ gene encoding alpha-ribazole phosphatase CobZ, which produces MVEFFQILESKGITLDAMLDTALELYIGDEREEVREKLRELMLHYLGDINVQALLTAAFLLEENFKVEGDPVNLVADELIGISIAELIGGKMALFNFFYYDTRKPGILAELPPFLDDAVGGFIAGCMTRLFESEGEQP; this is translated from the coding sequence ATGGTGGAGTTCTTTCAGATTCTCGAATCAAAGGGGATAACACTCGACGCGATGCTCGACACCGCGCTGGAACTTTACATCGGTGACGAACGAGAAGAAGTTCGGGAGAAACTTAGGGAGCTGATGCTCCACTATCTTGGTGACATCAACGTCCAGGCACTCCTAACGGCGGCGTTCCTGCTTGAGGAGAACTTCAAGGTTGAGGGCGATCCGGTCAATTTAGTGGCCGACGAGCTGATTGGGATTTCCATAGCCGAGCTAATCGGCGGCAAGATGGCTCTCTTCAACTTCTTCTACTACGACACGCGGAAACCGGGGATTTTGGCGGAGCTCCCACCGTTCCTCGACGACGCGGTCGGCGGCTTCATAGCGGGCTGTATGACGAGACTCTTCGAATCAGAGGGGGAGCAGCCATGA
- a CDS encoding uracil-DNA glycosylase family protein codes for MLLRLENLKRVGELYINPTNLKVAPLALRDWRDFLSLDERTYGVYARTIYNPQERFLVVNSDDMGPLMRLEALYWEFLMEAEYFCGTENLDYQLRIGEFDGLPFANGWVGSGVVLVGEAPGRRGCGKTGICFYRDASGMLLRKTLFSLGINPDFLYITNVLKCNPPQNRLRGVPEGAYELLAMEIEAIKPGAIFAIGRTAEKTLKELGFEVEYLKHPAWYVRRGLREPSEEILAEYAKIREAMGEWRS; via the coding sequence ATGCTCTTAAGGCTGGAGAACCTCAAAAGGGTGGGCGAGCTTTACATAAACCCGACCAACCTCAAGGTCGCCCCGTTAGCCCTTCGCGACTGGAGGGACTTTCTAAGTCTGGATGAGAGGACCTACGGGGTCTATGCGAGAACGATATACAACCCCCAGGAGCGTTTTCTGGTGGTAAATTCAGATGATATGGGCCCTTTAATGAGACTGGAGGCTCTCTACTGGGAGTTTCTGATGGAGGCGGAGTACTTTTGCGGCACCGAGAATCTGGACTATCAGCTCCGGATCGGGGAGTTTGATGGCCTTCCCTTCGCCAACGGCTGGGTCGGTTCGGGAGTGGTGCTCGTAGGGGAGGCACCGGGAAGGAGGGGCTGCGGGAAGACGGGGATATGCTTCTACCGCGACGCATCGGGAATGCTCCTGAGGAAGACCCTCTTCAGCCTCGGCATTAACCCCGACTTCCTCTACATAACCAACGTCCTCAAGTGTAACCCTCCGCAAAACAGGCTCCGTGGAGTCCCTGAGGGGGCCTATGAACTGCTCGCAATGGAGATCGAGGCGATTAAGCCAGGGGCCATCTTCGCCATTGGCAGAACCGCCGAGAAGACCCTCAAAGAGCTTGGATTCGAGGTTGAGTACTTAAAACACCCGGCCTGGTACGTGCGCCGGGGCCTGAGGGAACCGAGTGAGGAGATACTCGCCGAGTACGCTAAAATCAGGGAGGCCATGGGAGAATGGAGGTCCTAA
- the cbiB gene encoding adenosylcobinamide-phosphate synthase CbiB, producing the protein MEVLIVFLLALLWDLLLGEPPALVHPVVWFGRLVGFFDGRWERKGPLPDFLAGTLAALVALLFAIALSLLPFYLPFPLNYALAVYLLKSSFAIKSLHEHVSRTVTENIEEKRNAVSMIVSRDTKSLDEAHLNSAAIESLAENLNDSVVAPLFYFLLFGLPGALLYRAANTLDAMLGYRNERYEFFGKFSARFDDLLNFVPARLTVLLYLPFGGRRVLKYYRLARFKLNSDKPMAAMSALLGVWLEKPGVYHFPGRAPENNDIRKALKVYWLVVAEWVIIVSLLLATEVFPCLNP; encoded by the coding sequence ATGGAGGTCCTAATCGTTTTTCTCCTTGCGCTCCTCTGGGACCTGCTCCTCGGCGAGCCGCCGGCGTTAGTCCACCCCGTCGTCTGGTTCGGACGGTTAGTGGGGTTTTTTGACGGACGCTGGGAGCGAAAAGGTCCTCTTCCCGACTTCTTAGCCGGAACACTGGCCGCTCTGGTCGCCCTCCTCTTTGCCATTGCCCTCTCGCTCCTTCCGTTCTACCTACCCTTCCCGCTCAACTATGCTTTGGCCGTTTACCTCCTCAAGAGCTCCTTTGCGATAAAGAGCCTCCACGAGCACGTTTCGAGAACCGTAACTGAGAACATCGAGGAAAAGAGGAATGCCGTCTCGATGATAGTGAGCAGGGATACAAAGAGCCTTGACGAGGCGCACCTCAACTCGGCAGCGATAGAGAGCCTCGCCGAGAACCTGAACGACTCTGTTGTGGCTCCCCTTTTCTACTTCCTCCTCTTTGGCCTCCCGGGAGCTCTGCTCTACCGTGCCGCTAACACGCTCGACGCGATGCTCGGTTACCGGAACGAGCGCTACGAGTTCTTCGGCAAGTTCTCGGCGAGGTTCGACGACCTCCTCAACTTCGTCCCGGCCCGCTTGACGGTTCTCCTCTACCTCCCGTTCGGCGGACGGAGGGTTTTGAAGTATTACCGCCTCGCGAGGTTCAAGCTCAACTCCGACAAGCCGATGGCTGCCATGAGCGCCCTCCTCGGCGTCTGGCTAGAGAAGCCCGGCGTGTATCATTTTCCCGGCAGAGCTCCGGAGAACAACGATATACGGAAGGCCCTGAAGGTTTACTGGTTAGTCGTTGCCGAATGGGTGATTATCGTCTCTCTACTCCTTGCAACGGAGGTGTTTCCATGCTTGAACCCGTGA
- a CDS encoding aminotransferase class I/II-fold pyridoxal phosphate-dependent enzyme, with translation MLEPVKFSTYHGGSREEGLLDFSASLNPYPPEWLEEMFRRAKEISTRYSYYERLEKELAELVGEPLTVTAGITEALYLLGILALRGRKVVIPRHTYGEYERAARIFGAEVIKGPNEPEKLAELVGRDSVVFFCNPNNPDGRFYRIKELKPLLDAVEEGKALLVLDEAFIDFVERPESPEGGNIVRLRTFTKSYGLPGIRVGYVLGFPEAFRSVRMPWSIGSVGLAFLEFLIKDGFEHLRKTMPQIWREKKRLEQALDVKSDANFFIKRVGDAGEAVERLKERGILVRSCESFGLPEFVRFSVRKPEENDILIAGFRRVLNGL, from the coding sequence ATGCTTGAACCCGTGAAGTTCTCAACTTACCACGGCGGGAGCAGGGAAGAAGGTCTGCTCGACTTCTCGGCCTCGCTGAATCCCTATCCGCCCGAGTGGCTCGAGGAGATGTTCCGGAGGGCAAAGGAGATAAGCACCCGCTACTCCTACTATGAGAGGCTTGAGAAGGAACTGGCCGAGCTAGTCGGTGAACCCCTGACGGTAACGGCTGGAATCACCGAGGCGCTCTACCTCCTCGGAATACTCGCGCTCCGTGGGAGGAAGGTGGTAATCCCCCGCCATACATACGGCGAGTACGAGAGGGCTGCGAGGATTTTTGGAGCGGAGGTCATTAAAGGCCCGAACGAGCCTGAAAAGCTCGCGGAGCTTGTTGGGAGAGACTCGGTGGTTTTCTTCTGCAACCCCAACAACCCCGACGGGAGGTTTTATAGAATTAAGGAGCTCAAACCCCTCCTCGATGCGGTTGAGGAGGGAAAAGCCCTCCTTGTCCTCGATGAGGCTTTCATAGACTTTGTGGAGAGACCTGAAAGCCCGGAAGGAGGAAACATCGTCAGGCTTAGAACCTTCACCAAGAGCTACGGTCTGCCGGGAATAAGGGTCGGCTACGTCCTGGGCTTTCCAGAGGCGTTTAGGAGTGTTAGAATGCCGTGGAGCATAGGTTCAGTGGGTCTGGCCTTCCTTGAATTCCTAATCAAGGACGGCTTCGAACACCTGAGGAAAACGATGCCCCAAATCTGGCGTGAGAAGAAAAGGCTGGAACAGGCCCTCGACGTGAAAAGCGACGCCAACTTCTTCATCAAGCGCGTTGGTGATGCAGGGGAAGCCGTGGAGAGACTTAAAGAACGTGGAATCCTCGTCAGGAGCTGTGAGAGCTTCGGCCTGCCCGAGTTCGTTCGCTTTTCGGTTAGAAAGCCGGAGGAGAATGATATTTTAATTGCAGGGTTCAGGCGTGTTTTAAACGGCCTTTGA
- a CDS encoding transglutaminase domain-containing protein: MRKYISSALILLLTLLLIASINQIPTRLYGTPERISAGNGSGIAGVENLLGVSTPEQSTEKSAMKNGTLDLSRFYPWLNGSSRGASPRNVSFNLSNEYNNMSYPFNSSGTGILTEPESIDLRRNSFCRGDTKRIVMTVSGAAHTAYLRGGVYATYLNGTWYRLNETPVTENRGVLPLPTVEHTKVSDNITVVLASPIITGNLLTALYTEEVSAPGDLRYYPESHLFGTSGVVWNYSFKTVHYIFPDTALEGAKTTVSTQYLQTPNVSERVLELARNITEGIEGDYLKARAIESYLRTHYEFDMNAPPAPEGIDPLEWFLFHSKRGVCIDFNTAFVVLARLNGIPARLVTGYLIKETPAEQAVHPIQAHAWAEVPFEGIGWVTFDATAPAGGLLGQGNETAGVGESQKPENQSLPGPDFDILIKPDPVVTDVNRSFQVYVTVIPRGLGEVNGCKPELSVKISMDGLYSVSSTIAPNITKPFRMSGIPEPGTYHPTVKVTLSYCGTVSGTKSKTFTVIVRGGKFSLTAEPENLTLVTGELGRLKIYVTGDGYFGRVDLNVEYPGRYRLLKESGIPDFESDLLLTAPSRPGDYTVKITGTSGDTAVVLQVPLRVLGRTRTRITDYPVEILKNQPFWVNGTVTDENGGPVDGPVYVTLNESKASPGVVVGRGASVNGRFSIECSAPYDLPPGNYQIVAHFEGNDYYLPSNSDPGVIVRDRTAIQVEGQIVTKTGKFELGGKLVDSAGNGVPNATIGVSLDGTFHINVTTDSAGVFTVPLLLETPGEHHVLISYGGSRYYLGAEATVNITAVELNATVPDRWIIGWNVTINGSILGVDSGSVSLSTPMGRFTSVLKGGRFNFTVPVNVSPGIYNVFFAYEDVLLENIPVTIASPTNITVEFGEMREGENATIAVRLVDAFGNPVPGRIVTLNLFGNHSARTDMNGTARFTVRPSESGGHRASAVFEGDKFYLPSTAEFEVSVAGRPPYTLILTGLIMLPVGVLVYRRREDIAALKIGITSALRGLKKRRYSPILHPDRRPPVYGEGEKITVTSDVPVELFVDGKPAGTGNRFELVLPRGVHELLAKGERVKGWLKVWVVDYREEIMRLYDRCFLELARRKGLGGRDLAPEELAHRLRGEYDWNDLKTVTYLFEVARYSLYPVGMREFMEFYRSLSRLVGGDCYEKD; the protein is encoded by the coding sequence TTGAGAAAATACATATCCTCCGCGCTGATCCTCCTGCTCACCCTGCTCCTGATAGCATCGATAAACCAGATACCTACAAGGCTTTACGGCACCCCTGAAAGGATCTCTGCAGGCAATGGCTCCGGAATCGCCGGCGTTGAGAACCTTTTGGGGGTGAGCACTCCCGAGCAGTCCACAGAGAAATCGGCGATGAAAAACGGTACCCTTGACCTCTCCCGGTTCTACCCATGGCTGAACGGCAGTTCCCGTGGGGCATCCCCGAGAAACGTCTCCTTCAATCTTAGTAATGAGTACAACAACATGAGCTATCCTTTCAACTCCAGCGGCACGGGTATTCTCACAGAGCCCGAGTCCATAGATCTCCGCAGGAACAGCTTCTGCAGGGGAGACACCAAGAGAATCGTCATGACCGTGAGCGGGGCAGCCCACACCGCGTACCTCAGGGGCGGTGTCTATGCCACGTACCTGAACGGAACGTGGTATCGCCTGAACGAGACCCCCGTGACTGAAAACCGGGGCGTGCTGCCGCTCCCCACCGTAGAGCACACGAAGGTGTCTGACAACATCACGGTGGTTCTGGCGTCCCCGATAATCACGGGCAACCTTCTGACCGCCCTTTATACTGAAGAAGTAAGCGCGCCGGGTGATCTGAGATACTACCCTGAAAGCCACCTGTTCGGAACCTCCGGGGTCGTCTGGAACTATTCCTTCAAGACCGTGCATTATATATTCCCGGATACCGCCCTGGAGGGAGCGAAAACCACTGTTTCTACTCAGTACCTCCAGACTCCGAACGTGAGTGAGAGGGTCTTGGAGCTAGCCCGCAACATAACCGAGGGAATCGAAGGTGACTACCTGAAGGCGAGGGCGATAGAGAGCTATCTTCGCACGCACTACGAATTTGACATGAACGCGCCCCCCGCCCCCGAAGGTATCGACCCCCTCGAATGGTTTCTGTTTCATTCGAAGAGAGGGGTCTGCATTGACTTCAACACGGCCTTCGTGGTTCTGGCCAGACTGAACGGAATCCCCGCGAGGCTGGTTACGGGATATCTGATAAAAGAAACCCCCGCCGAGCAGGCTGTGCATCCGATACAGGCCCACGCGTGGGCGGAGGTGCCCTTTGAGGGTATTGGATGGGTTACGTTTGATGCCACTGCACCCGCGGGCGGCCTCTTGGGACAGGGCAACGAAACCGCGGGGGTGGGCGAATCGCAGAAACCGGAGAACCAGAGCCTTCCCGGTCCGGATTTCGACATCCTGATCAAGCCGGACCCCGTTGTCACCGATGTCAACAGGTCTTTTCAGGTCTACGTCACCGTGATTCCTCGTGGCCTTGGAGAAGTAAACGGTTGCAAACCGGAACTTAGCGTCAAAATTAGCATGGATGGATTGTATTCGGTCAGCTCCACGATTGCGCCGAACATCACGAAACCATTCCGCATGAGTGGAATTCCAGAGCCGGGCACGTATCATCCAACGGTCAAAGTCACCCTCTCGTACTGCGGTACCGTGAGCGGGACGAAATCGAAAACGTTCACCGTTATAGTTCGGGGCGGGAAGTTCTCACTGACGGCAGAACCTGAAAACCTCACCCTCGTGACGGGGGAGCTCGGCAGGTTAAAGATATACGTCACGGGAGACGGGTACTTTGGGAGGGTTGACCTGAACGTCGAGTATCCAGGCAGGTACAGGCTCCTGAAGGAGTCGGGAATCCCCGACTTTGAATCCGACCTCCTCTTAACGGCACCCTCGAGGCCAGGTGACTACACCGTCAAAATAACCGGAACCTCAGGCGACACAGCGGTCGTCCTTCAGGTCCCACTGCGAGTTCTCGGGCGCACCCGGACAAGGATAACGGATTATCCGGTTGAGATACTAAAGAACCAGCCCTTCTGGGTGAACGGAACCGTAACCGACGAGAACGGAGGGCCCGTTGACGGCCCGGTGTACGTGACCCTCAACGAGAGCAAGGCCTCCCCAGGTGTGGTGGTCGGTAGGGGCGCCTCTGTAAACGGACGCTTCAGCATTGAGTGCTCCGCTCCTTATGACCTTCCCCCTGGAAACTATCAGATAGTGGCCCACTTCGAGGGAAACGATTACTACCTCCCGTCCAACAGCGACCCTGGGGTAATCGTCAGGGACAGAACAGCTATTCAGGTTGAGGGGCAGATAGTGACGAAGACCGGGAAGTTCGAACTCGGGGGAAAGCTCGTTGATTCCGCAGGGAACGGCGTTCCCAACGCCACGATTGGGGTCAGCCTGGATGGAACCTTTCACATCAACGTTACCACAGATTCCGCAGGCGTCTTCACGGTCCCCCTGCTTCTGGAAACGCCTGGGGAACATCATGTTCTAATATCGTACGGGGGAAGCAGGTACTATCTGGGTGCGGAGGCGACGGTAAACATCACCGCGGTCGAGCTCAATGCAACCGTTCCTGATAGGTGGATAATAGGCTGGAACGTCACGATCAACGGCTCGATTCTGGGCGTCGACTCCGGCAGCGTGTCCCTTTCGACCCCCATGGGCCGTTTCACCAGTGTCCTGAAAGGGGGACGCTTTAACTTTACAGTTCCAGTAAACGTTTCCCCGGGGATTTACAACGTTTTCTTTGCCTACGAAGACGTTCTTCTGGAGAACATCCCCGTGACAATTGCCTCCCCCACCAACATAACCGTGGAATTCGGCGAGATGCGGGAGGGGGAGAACGCCACGATCGCGGTCAGGCTCGTGGATGCGTTCGGCAATCCTGTCCCTGGAAGGATTGTCACCCTCAACCTCTTCGGCAACCACAGCGCCAGGACGGACATGAACGGCACTGCCCGCTTCACGGTTCGGCCGAGTGAAAGCGGGGGGCATAGGGCCAGTGCGGTCTTTGAAGGGGACAAGTTTTACCTTCCATCTACCGCTGAGTTCGAGGTTTCCGTGGCCGGACGGCCGCCTTACACCCTTATCCTCACGGGACTCATCATGCTGCCCGTCGGAGTGCTCGTCTACCGGAGGCGGGAGGATATCGCGGCGCTTAAGATTGGAATTACCTCCGCACTCAGGGGGCTGAAAAAAAGGCGCTACTCCCCAATCCTTCATCCCGACAGAAGGCCGCCGGTTTACGGCGAGGGCGAGAAAATCACCGTCACGAGCGATGTTCCCGTTGAGCTTTTCGTCGACGGCAAGCCCGCTGGAACTGGGAATAGATTCGAACTGGTGTTGCCCCGGGGGGTTCACGAACTTCTCGCAAAGGGGGAGAGAGTTAAGGGATGGCTCAAAGTGTGGGTTGTGGACTACAGGGAGGAGATAATGAGGCTCTACGACAGATGCTTCCTCGAACTCGCCAGGAGAAAGGGACTGGGAGGCAGGGACCTCGCCCCGGAGGAACTCGCCCACAGACTGCGGGGCGAATACGACTGGAACGACTTGAAGACCGTCACGTACCTTTTCGAGGTCGCCAGGTACAGCCTCTACCCTGTTGGAATGAGGGAGTTCATGGAGTTCTACCGGTCTCTGTCCCGACTGGTGGGAGGTGACTGCTATGAGAAAGATTGA
- a CDS encoding MoxR family ATPase: MNAESYATLCDEVVSVVSKVYIGNEEVVRKTLAAALVNGNVLFEDHPGLGKTLLAKAFGRALGLEYRRVQFTPDLLPSDIIGTKVWRQNLGTFELIKGPIFTHVLLADEINRAPPKTQSALLEAMEERQVTIEGDTMKLEMPFFVIATQNPIEYEGTYPLPEAQLDRFLLRMSVGYPKSLDDEVGILKARISWGKDDPTADMEPVMDRGTFLEMQAFVEHEVFIHDEVLKYIAGIVREVRKDERVEAGPSPRGALALLKVSKANAMMNGRDFVVPDDVKRYVIDALAHRIVLGAEYAFEGVSGREVVEAAVKRVPVPKEFEREE, from the coding sequence ATGAACGCGGAGTCCTACGCAACCCTCTGTGATGAAGTCGTCTCGGTTGTTTCGAAGGTTTACATCGGCAACGAGGAGGTTGTGAGGAAAACGCTGGCGGCAGCCCTCGTAAATGGAAACGTACTCTTTGAAGACCATCCGGGTCTGGGGAAAACCCTACTTGCTAAGGCCTTCGGCCGCGCCCTCGGCCTGGAGTACCGCAGGGTTCAGTTCACGCCCGACCTGCTGCCGAGCGATATCATAGGGACCAAAGTCTGGAGGCAGAACCTTGGAACGTTTGAGCTCATTAAAGGCCCAATCTTCACCCACGTTCTCCTGGCGGACGAGATCAACCGCGCTCCACCAAAGACCCAGTCCGCGCTACTCGAGGCGATGGAGGAACGCCAAGTGACCATAGAGGGCGACACCATGAAGCTTGAGATGCCTTTCTTCGTGATAGCCACCCAGAATCCCATCGAGTACGAGGGAACCTATCCCCTCCCGGAGGCCCAGCTCGACAGATTCCTCCTCAGAATGAGCGTGGGTTATCCTAAGAGCCTGGATGACGAAGTTGGAATCCTCAAGGCAAGGATATCATGGGGCAAGGACGACCCAACCGCTGACATGGAGCCGGTCATGGACAGGGGCACGTTCCTGGAGATGCAGGCGTTCGTTGAGCACGAGGTGTTCATACACGACGAGGTTCTCAAATACATCGCGGGAATCGTCAGGGAGGTCAGAAAGGACGAAAGGGTTGAGGCGGGCCCGAGTCCCAGAGGCGCTCTGGCGCTGCTGAAGGTTTCCAAGGCGAACGCCATGATGAACGGCAGGGATTTCGTTGTTCCAGATGATGTCAAGAGATACGTCATAGATGCACTGGCCCACAGAATCGTTCTCGGGGCTGAGTACGCCTTTGAGGGAGTGAGCGGTCGGGAGGTCGTCGAGGCGGCGGTTAAGAGGGTTCCGGTTCCCAAAGAGTTCGAGCGTGAGGAGTAA
- a CDS encoding DUF58 domain-containing protein: MTAARSFISTALWFIAAGIIFSMPGLAYLAIIPMTVLAVGLLVDPPEGISVERKLVKTNLRVGEELRVSVRLKVRHGLGFVVIRDALPEEFSLVDGSNVRAFFKGPRELVVEYEYVIKPAKRGRYRIGRSEVLGYHVFGLKPSRWGVFGEETYLSVLPRVSLPKRTRTPVTKSQIPIPVTSVSIRGVASTDFREIREYRAGDPVRFINWKASARKGEVLVNEFEKEGKKTVLFIIDATGSKVGSSVENPLEYSIQLVSSLAYYFTKRNYNVGLYVVGHGKLILPATGSKQLYILVKTLLELEEVEVEKEDFVRAVEGLKHVLIRYTPLVIYVSNLLPERLAEIREGIRRLRPIYRDKRLPMLVFDVSTYSLLERDVSSLILLEKRALRHDLLRAGVYSILWDPTREDVTSVVTKTVRLIR; encoded by the coding sequence ATGACCGCAGCCCGCTCCTTCATCTCCACCGCCCTCTGGTTCATCGCAGCCGGGATAATCTTCTCCATGCCGGGACTGGCGTACCTGGCGATAATTCCCATGACGGTGCTGGCGGTGGGGCTTTTGGTGGATCCCCCGGAGGGGATATCGGTTGAGAGGAAGCTCGTCAAAACGAACCTTCGGGTGGGGGAAGAACTGAGGGTCAGCGTGCGTCTCAAGGTCAGGCACGGCCTCGGCTTCGTGGTGATAAGGGACGCCCTCCCGGAGGAGTTCTCGCTGGTGGATGGGAGCAACGTCCGGGCGTTTTTCAAGGGGCCCAGGGAACTGGTGGTGGAGTACGAGTACGTCATCAAACCCGCGAAGAGGGGCAGGTACCGCATCGGCCGCAGTGAGGTGCTGGGCTACCACGTCTTTGGGCTCAAACCGAGCAGGTGGGGCGTTTTTGGTGAAGAAACCTACCTATCGGTGCTGCCGCGCGTAAGCCTTCCGAAGAGGACCAGAACGCCCGTTACAAAGTCCCAGATTCCCATCCCCGTGACGAGCGTCTCCATCAGGGGCGTGGCCTCCACGGACTTCAGGGAGATAAGGGAGTACCGCGCGGGCGACCCCGTCCGCTTCATAAACTGGAAGGCGTCCGCCAGGAAGGGTGAGGTTCTGGTAAACGAGTTCGAGAAGGAGGGCAAAAAAACGGTGCTTTTCATCATAGACGCAACGGGCTCCAAAGTTGGCTCCTCCGTGGAAAACCCCCTGGAATACAGCATCCAGCTCGTCTCTTCCCTGGCGTACTACTTCACAAAGAGGAACTACAACGTTGGCCTCTACGTAGTGGGCCACGGAAAGCTCATCCTTCCCGCCACCGGGTCAAAGCAGCTGTATATCCTGGTTAAAACGCTCCTGGAGCTTGAAGAGGTTGAGGTTGAAAAGGAGGACTTCGTTCGCGCCGTGGAAGGCCTCAAGCACGTGCTTATCCGCTACACACCCCTTGTGATTTACGTCTCAAACCTGCTCCCCGAAAGACTGGCTGAGATTAGGGAGGGCATAAGAAGGCTTCGTCCGATATACCGGGATAAACGGCTTCCAATGCTCGTGTTCGATGTATCCACGTACTCGCTTTTGGAGAGGGACGTCAGCTCGCTGATACTGCTGGAGAAGCGGGCCCTCCGGCACGACCTTCTAAGGGCGGGGGTGTACTCAATCCTCTGGGACCCGACCAGGGAAGACGTGACCTCCGTCGTTACAAAAACAGTGAGGCTGATAAGATGA
- a CDS encoding class I SAM-dependent methyltransferase — protein MHELYTVLAEYYDAIYRRRVERIGKEIDFVEGLFENEAEREVRKILDLACGTGIPTLELARRGYKVTGLDLHGEMLTVARRKAEGEGLKIEFIRGDALEIDFEEKFDAVTMFFSSIMYFDDSAIQQLFNSVKRALKPGGIFIADFPCWYYGGRDGPIVWDERKGDERLIMTDWREVEPATQKLHFKRLVQIVRPDGSVMAFMVDDELNIYTPREMRLLAEKHFRRVKIYGDLHELRPNDRRYWLVAVK, from the coding sequence ATGCACGAACTCTACACAGTTCTTGCAGAGTACTACGATGCGATTTACAGGCGGAGGGTCGAGCGAATTGGGAAAGAGATAGACTTCGTGGAGGGGCTCTTCGAGAATGAAGCCGAGCGAGAGGTACGGAAAATCTTGGACCTTGCCTGCGGAACAGGAATTCCAACGCTCGAACTCGCGAGGAGGGGATACAAGGTTACCGGCCTCGACCTCCACGGGGAGATGCTGACCGTCGCGAGAAGAAAGGCCGAAGGGGAAGGACTGAAAATAGAATTCATTCGAGGAGACGCGCTCGAAATTGATTTTGAGGAGAAATTTGACGCCGTGACGATGTTCTTCTCGTCCATTATGTACTTCGATGATTCTGCAATTCAGCAATTGTTTAATTCTGTAAAACGGGCGCTGAAACCGGGCGGAATTTTCATCGCCGACTTCCCGTGCTGGTACTACGGCGGAAGGGACGGCCCGATAGTGTGGGACGAGCGGAAGGGCGACGAGCGGTTAATCATGACCGACTGGCGCGAGGTGGAGCCGGCGACACAAAAGCTCCACTTCAAGAGGCTCGTGCAGATAGTGAGGCCCGACGGGAGCGTTATGGCCTTCATGGTGGACGACGAGCTCAACATTTACACACCAAGGGAGATGAGGCTCTTGGCCGAGAAGCACTTCAGGCGGGTCAAAATCTACGGGGACCTCCACGAGCTGAGGCCCAACGACAGGAGGTACTGGCTTGTGGCGGTGAAGTAA